CTCCAAGGCAAAGCCCAGTTTCGCGGCCGAATCCACCGGCGCAGGCTCGCCTTCGCCCTGCAACCAGAGCTGCGCCTTGGCCTCGTCGCAAAATGCCTGCAGGCGGGCCAGATCATCGGCCGGCAGCGGCGCGACATGGCGCACCAGCACGGCATCGGCGGTACCGCTGAACAGCTCCACATGGCCAATCACCTGCGGCTTGCTCAACGCACGCAGCGCAGTTGGCAAGTGACGCAGAATCGACTGCAAGGGCTGTACCAGTACCGCGCAATCGTCGATGGCAATGATGTCTTGGCTGGCTTCGGCACGGAAGCCGACCTCCAGCTGACGTGCCTTGATGTCCCAGCGCACGGCTACCCGTGCCCGGCGTCGATAGCCGAATTCCGGCCCACTCAGGGGCGCGGCCCACTCTTCGGGCTGTATCCCCGCGACCCGTTGCAGCTGTTCGGCCAGGGTGCGCTGCTTGAGCGCCAGCTGCCCTTCGTGGGGCAAATGCTGCAGGTTGCAGCCACCACAACGGGCATAGTGCCGGCACGGTGCCTCGCGCCGCTCGGGGCTGGCCTGCAGGACGCGCTCCAGGCGCGCCTCCACCACCTTGCCACGGGCATTGAGCACGCGGGCCTCGACCGCTTCACCGGCCAACGCGCCGCTGACGAACCAGGTACGCCCTTCATGGAAGGCGATGCCACGGCCGTCACCGGCCAGGCGCTCGATATCCAGGCGCTGTTTCTTGCCCACGGGAACCTGGGGGCTACGGTTGCCACCGGCTGGCTGGAAGCGCA
The sequence above is drawn from the Pseudomonas putida genome and encodes:
- the rlmD gene encoding 23S rRNA (uracil(1939)-C(5))-methyltransferase RlmD — translated: MSKKKSNSGLRFQPAGGNRSPQVPVGKKQRLDIERLAGDGRGIAFHEGRTWFVSGALAGEAVEARVLNARGKVVEARLERVLQASPERREAPCRHYARCGGCNLQHLPHEGQLALKQRTLAEQLQRVAGIQPEEWAAPLSGPEFGYRRRARVAVRWDIKARQLEVGFRAEASQDIIAIDDCAVLVQPLQSILRHLPTALRALSKPQVIGHVELFSGTADAVLVRHVAPLPADDLARLQAFCDEAKAQLWLQGEGEPAPVDSAAKLGFALEPWQLELAWRPGDFVQVNAQVNTAMIEQALAWLAPQADERVLDLFCGLGNFALPLARQAREVVAVEGVQAMVDRAAANARNNNVHNARFFQADLSQPLAGAEWAAEGFSAVLLDPPRDGAYEVVQDIARLKARRLVYVSCNPATLARDAQVLVGQGYRLKRAGILDMFPQTAHVEAMALFEAG